The Mesorhizobium loti genome includes a region encoding these proteins:
- a CDS encoding D-alanine--D-alanine ligase, translating to MKNKHVAVLLGGFSSERPVSLSSGKACADELEKEGYQVTRVDVGRDVGSVLAELKPDVAFNALHGPFGEDGTIQGILEYLGIPYTHSGVLASALAMNKEQAKRVAKSVGIPVAESKVTSRFAIQNKHPMKPPYVVKPVNEGSSFGVVIVHEGQSHPPQVIGSSEWKYGDTVMVERYIHGRELTCAVMGDVALGVCEIIPTGHSFYDYDSKYVAGGSKHECPAKVSPNIYQKIQTLALKAHQAIGCRGVSRSDFRYDDRHSENGEVVWLEVNTQPGMTPTSLVPEIAAQAGHSFGDLLSWMVEDASCLR from the coding sequence ATGAAAAACAAGCATGTGGCCGTCCTGCTGGGTGGGTTTTCGTCCGAGCGGCCCGTGTCTCTGTCCTCGGGAAAGGCTTGTGCCGATGAACTCGAGAAGGAAGGCTACCAGGTCACGCGCGTCGATGTCGGGCGCGATGTCGGCTCGGTGCTTGCCGAGCTCAAGCCCGACGTCGCCTTCAATGCGCTGCATGGCCCTTTTGGCGAGGATGGCACCATCCAGGGCATCCTTGAATATCTCGGCATTCCCTACACCCATTCCGGCGTGCTCGCCTCGGCCCTGGCCATGAACAAGGAGCAGGCCAAGCGGGTTGCCAAGTCGGTCGGCATCCCGGTCGCCGAATCGAAGGTCACCAGCCGCTTCGCCATCCAGAACAAACATCCGATGAAGCCGCCCTATGTGGTCAAGCCGGTCAATGAGGGTTCGAGCTTCGGCGTCGTCATCGTGCATGAAGGCCAGTCGCATCCGCCGCAGGTGATCGGCTCGTCCGAGTGGAAATATGGCGACACCGTCATGGTCGAGCGCTACATCCACGGCCGCGAGCTGACCTGCGCGGTGATGGGCGATGTGGCGCTGGGGGTCTGCGAGATCATCCCGACCGGCCATTCCTTCTACGACTATGATTCAAAATATGTCGCCGGGGGATCAAAGCACGAATGCCCCGCAAAAGTTTCACCGAATATTTACCAAAAAATACAAACACTGGCGCTCAAGGCTCACCAAGCGATCGGCTGTCGGGGCGTTTCCCGGTCGGACTTCCGTTATGACGATCGGCATTCCGAAAACGGCGAGGTTGTCTGGCTCGAGGTCAACACCCAGCCGGGTATGACGCCGACGTCCTTGGTGCCTGAAATCGCCGCCCAGGCCGGGCACTCGTTTGGCGATTTGTTGAGTTGGATGGTGGAGGACGCTTCGTGTCTGCGTTGA
- the ftsW gene encoding putative lipid II flippase FtsW has protein sequence MQSRLDKSPVATWWWTIDRWFLAAFLSLMGLGIVLSFAASPAVAERIGLDSFHFATRQIIFTVPALGVMLAVSFLDSRQIRRMALIMLCLMLVLMVAVLYIGVEVKGARRWVSLAGLSIQPSEFLKPAFVIMCAWLFAEHKRQPDIPGNLFAMLLLVLVVSLLVAQPDLGQTMLTTGTWGIMFFMAGLPWLWIVALGAAGVGGVFAAYTVFPHVALRIDKFLTGEGDTFQVDMGREALINGGWFGVGPGEGTVKRVIPDSHADFVFSVAGEEFGLIMCFFIMSIFAFIVLRGLNTALKEHDDFTRYAVGGLVTVFGLQAVINMCVNLQLVPAKGMTLPFISYGGSSQIAIAISMGMVLALTRKRPEKRKQMGFGLSQRALPAE, from the coding sequence ATGCAGAGCCGTCTCGACAAAAGTCCGGTTGCGACCTGGTGGTGGACGATCGATCGCTGGTTCCTGGCGGCGTTCCTGTCGCTGATGGGGCTCGGCATCGTGCTGTCCTTCGCCGCCAGCCCGGCGGTGGCCGAACGCATCGGCCTCGACAGCTTCCACTTCGCCACCAGGCAGATCATCTTCACCGTGCCGGCGCTCGGCGTGATGCTGGCCGTCTCCTTCCTCGATTCCCGGCAGATCCGGCGCATGGCGCTGATCATGCTGTGCCTGATGCTGGTGCTGATGGTGGCGGTGCTTTACATCGGCGTCGAGGTCAAGGGCGCGCGCCGCTGGGTTTCGCTTGCCGGCCTGTCGATCCAGCCGTCTGAATTTCTGAAACCCGCTTTCGTCATCATGTGCGCCTGGCTGTTTGCCGAGCACAAGCGCCAGCCCGACATTCCGGGCAATCTGTTCGCCATGCTGCTGCTGGTGCTGGTCGTGTCGCTGCTGGTGGCGCAACCCGACCTCGGCCAGACCATGCTGACGACCGGCACCTGGGGCATCATGTTCTTCATGGCGGGGCTGCCATGGCTGTGGATCGTCGCACTGGGGGCTGCCGGCGTCGGCGGCGTCTTTGCCGCCTATACGGTGTTTCCGCATGTCGCCTTGCGCATCGACAAGTTCCTCACCGGCGAAGGCGACACGTTCCAGGTCGACATGGGGCGCGAAGCGCTGATCAACGGCGGCTGGTTCGGCGTCGGGCCGGGCGAGGGCACCGTCAAGCGGGTCATCCCCGACAGCCATGCCGACTTCGTCTTTTCGGTCGCCGGCGAAGAGTTCGGACTGATCATGTGTTTCTTCATCATGTCGATCTTTGCCTTCATCGTGCTGCGCGGTCTCAACACGGCGCTGAAGGAGCATGACGATTTCACCCGCTATGCGGTCGGTGGTCTGGTTACTGTCTTCGGCCTGCAGGCTGTCATCAACATGTGCGTCAACCTGCAGCTGGTGCCGGCCAAGGGCATGACGCTGCCCTTCATCTCCTATGGCGGCTCCTCGCAGATCGCCATCGCCATTTCGATGGGTATGGTGCTGGCGTTGACGCGCAAGCGGCCTGAAAAGCGCAAGCAGATGGGCTTTGGCCTGTCGCAGCGCGCTCTGCCGGCGGAGTGA
- a CDS encoding UDP-N-acetylmuramate--L-alanine ligase has protein sequence MKMPQTIGLVHFIGIGGIGMSGIAEVLHNLGYKVQGSDQAESANVQRLRDKGIECFVGHKAENLGEAEVVVVSTAIKKSNPELKAAREKLLPIVRRAEMLAELMRFRQAVAIGGTHGKTTTTSMVATLLDAGGLDPTVINGGIINAYGTNARMGDGEWMVVEADESDGTFLKLPAEIAVVTNIDPEHLDHYGSFDKVREAFRQFVENVPFYGFGVMCTDHPEVQALVSRIEDRRVVTYGENAQADVRFTNHRMAGATSEFDVVIRDRKTGGQTTISGLRLPMPGRHNVSNATAAIAVAHELGLSAEAIKKGLSSFAGVKRRFTHTGSWNGVEIFDDYGHHPVEISAVLKAARSATQGRVIAIAQPHRFTRLHDLFNEFSACFNDADTVMVAPVYAAGEEPIEGVSSDALVSRIRAGGHRDARYIEGPAAIAPIIRDLAKPGDFVVFLGAGNITQWAYALPKELGGTVS, from the coding sequence ATGAAGATGCCGCAGACCATCGGCCTTGTGCATTTCATCGGCATTGGCGGCATCGGCATGAGCGGCATTGCCGAAGTGCTGCACAATCTCGGCTACAAGGTGCAAGGGTCCGACCAGGCCGAAAGCGCCAATGTGCAACGGCTGCGAGACAAGGGCATCGAATGCTTCGTCGGCCACAAGGCCGAAAATCTCGGCGAGGCCGAGGTTGTCGTCGTCTCGACGGCGATCAAGAAATCCAACCCGGAGCTGAAGGCCGCGCGCGAAAAGCTGCTGCCGATCGTGCGCCGGGCCGAAATGCTGGCCGAACTGATGCGCTTTCGCCAGGCGGTGGCGATCGGCGGCACGCATGGCAAGACGACGACGACCTCGATGGTGGCGACCTTGCTCGATGCCGGCGGGCTCGATCCGACCGTCATCAATGGCGGCATCATCAATGCCTATGGCACCAACGCGCGCATGGGCGACGGCGAATGGATGGTGGTCGAGGCCGACGAAAGCGACGGCACCTTCCTCAAGCTGCCGGCCGAGATCGCGGTCGTCACCAACATCGATCCCGAACATCTCGATCACTATGGCAGTTTCGACAAGGTGCGCGAGGCGTTCCGCCAGTTCGTCGAGAACGTGCCGTTCTACGGTTTTGGCGTCATGTGCACCGATCATCCCGAGGTGCAGGCGCTGGTCAGCCGCATCGAGGATCGCCGCGTCGTCACCTATGGCGAGAACGCGCAGGCCGATGTGCGCTTCACCAACCACCGCATGGCGGGCGCGACTTCGGAATTCGATGTGGTGATCCGTGACCGCAAGACCGGCGGCCAGACGACGATTTCAGGCCTGCGCCTGCCGATGCCTGGCCGTCACAACGTCTCGAACGCGACCGCCGCGATCGCGGTCGCGCATGAGCTTGGCCTCTCCGCCGAAGCGATCAAAAAGGGCCTGTCATCCTTCGCCGGCGTCAAGCGCCGCTTCACCCACACCGGTTCGTGGAACGGCGTCGAAATATTCGACGACTACGGCCACCATCCGGTCGAGATCTCGGCGGTGCTGAAGGCGGCGCGCAGCGCCACCCAGGGCCGCGTCATTGCCATCGCCCAGCCGCATCGCTTCACCCGGCTGCATGATCTGTTCAACGAGTTTTCCGCCTGCTTTAACGACGCCGACACGGTGATGGTGGCGCCGGTCTACGCGGCCGGCGAGGAGCCTATCGAGGGCGTCAGCTCGGACGCGCTGGTGTCGCGCATCCGCGCCGGCGGCCATCGCGACGCTCGCTACATCGAGGGTCCGGCGGCGATTGCGCCCATCATCCGTGATCTGGCCAAGCCGGGCGATTTCGTCGTCTTCCTTGGCGCCGGCAACATCACCCAATGGGCCTATGCGTTGCCCAAGGAGCTTGGCGGGACCGTCTCATGA
- a CDS encoding phospho-N-acetylmuramoyl-pentapeptide-transferase encodes MFTLLVDFADKVSVFNVFRYITFRTGGALITSALIVFIFGPTIINSLRLRQGKGQPIRADGPQTHFKKAGTPTMGGLMILSGIIGSSLLWANLSSIYVWVVLLVTLGFGSIGFYDDYLKVTKQSHLGFSGKARLALEFVIAGIAAWVIMHNGQAPFSSSLTFPFAKEFIVNLGWFFIPFSCFVIVGAGNAVNLTDGLDGLAIVPIMIAAASFGVIAYLSGNAVFAEYLQIHFVPGTGELAVVLGSVIGAGLGFLWFNAPPAAIFMGDTGSLAMGGLIGTVAVATKHEIVLVIVGGLFVVEILSVIIQVGYFKMTGKRVFLMAPIHHHFEKLGWTESQVVIRFWIIAVILALVGLSTLKLR; translated from the coding sequence ATGTTTACACTGCTCGTCGATTTTGCGGACAAGGTCTCGGTCTTCAATGTCTTTCGCTACATCACTTTCCGCACCGGCGGGGCGCTGATCACGTCGGCGCTGATCGTCTTCATCTTCGGACCGACCATCATCAATTCGCTGCGGCTGCGGCAAGGCAAGGGTCAGCCGATCCGCGCCGACGGGCCGCAGACGCATTTCAAGAAGGCCGGCACGCCGACCATGGGTGGGCTGATGATCCTGTCGGGCATTATCGGCTCGTCGCTTTTGTGGGCGAACCTGTCGAGCATCTATGTCTGGGTGGTGCTGCTGGTGACGCTGGGCTTCGGCTCGATCGGCTTCTACGACGACTATCTCAAAGTGACCAAGCAGTCGCATCTCGGCTTTTCCGGCAAGGCAAGGCTGGCGCTTGAATTCGTCATCGCCGGCATCGCTGCATGGGTGATCATGCACAATGGCCAGGCGCCGTTCTCGTCGTCGCTGACATTCCCCTTCGCCAAGGAATTCATCGTCAATCTCGGCTGGTTCTTCATTCCGTTCTCCTGCTTCGTCATCGTCGGCGCCGGCAATGCGGTGAACCTGACCGACGGCCTCGACGGGCTGGCGATCGTGCCGATCATGATCGCGGCGGCGTCCTTCGGCGTCATCGCCTATCTCTCCGGCAACGCGGTCTTCGCCGAATATCTGCAGATCCATTTCGTGCCCGGCACCGGCGAACTGGCGGTCGTGCTCGGCTCCGTCATCGGCGCCGGCCTCGGCTTCCTCTGGTTCAACGCGCCGCCGGCGGCGATCTTCATGGGCGACACCGGCTCGCTGGCCATGGGCGGCCTGATCGGCACGGTCGCGGTCGCCACCAAGCACGAGATCGTGCTGGTCATCGTTGGCGGATTGTTCGTCGTGGAAATCCTGTCCGTCATCATCCAGGTCGGCTATTTCAAGATGACCGGCAAGCGGGTGTTCCTGATGGCGCCGATCCACCATCATTTCGAAAAGCTCGGCTGGACCGAAAGCCAGGTGGTGATCCGCTTCTGGATCATCGCCGTCATCCTGGCGCTGGTCGGCCTGTCGACCCTCAAGCTGAGATAG
- a CDS encoding cell division protein FtsQ/DivIB, producing the protein MSALKWGQGRERGAAGPAPFGLPLSSGHFVLPRMLRRPVRILARLGVGEFQAPRFSAAMMSAVLIASSSAYGAYLGGHVDGIVQSITARTGFAVDQVKVVGNRQTSEIDILDRLELDGWTSLIGFDAEAARERISGLPWIEGAAVRKVYPHTLEVRVEEREAFALWQQGDELSVIEKDGAVIAPFSGGKQVLLPLLIGTGAPVSAPGFIAKIEKYPDLASRIKGYIRVGERRWDLKLDNGITVKLPEDDEDQALAELVRMDQDKGLLSRDIAAVDMRLTDRLVVQLTPEAATQREAALNEKPKSLKRKPETKI; encoded by the coding sequence GTGTCTGCGTTGAAATGGGGACAAGGTAGGGAGAGGGGCGCGGCTGGGCCGGCGCCATTCGGCCTGCCGTTGTCATCGGGCCATTTCGTGCTGCCGCGCATGCTGCGCCGCCCTGTGCGCATTCTGGCGCGCCTGGGTGTCGGGGAATTCCAGGCACCGCGCTTTTCCGCGGCCATGATGTCGGCCGTGCTGATTGCCTCGAGCAGTGCCTACGGCGCCTATCTCGGCGGCCATGTCGACGGCATCGTGCAGAGCATCACCGCCCGCACCGGCTTTGCCGTCGATCAGGTCAAGGTGGTCGGCAATCGCCAGACCTCGGAGATCGATATTCTCGACAGGCTCGAACTCGATGGCTGGACGTCGCTGATCGGCTTCGACGCCGAAGCGGCGCGCGAGCGGATCTCCGGTTTGCCGTGGATCGAGGGTGCGGCGGTCCGCAAGGTCTATCCGCACACGCTGGAAGTGCGCGTCGAGGAACGCGAGGCCTTCGCGCTCTGGCAGCAGGGCGACGAGTTGTCCGTCATCGAGAAGGATGGCGCCGTGATCGCGCCGTTCTCGGGCGGCAAGCAGGTGCTGCTGCCGCTGCTGATCGGTACCGGCGCGCCGGTGAGTGCGCCCGGCTTCATCGCCAAGATCGAAAAATATCCTGACCTCGCGAGCCGGATCAAAGGCTACATCCGCGTCGGCGAACGGCGCTGGGACCTGAAGCTGGACAATGGCATCACCGTCAAGCTTCCCGAGGATGACGAGGATCAGGCGCTCGCCGAACTCGTCAGGATGGACCAGGACAAGGGCCTGTTGTCGCGCGATATCGCTGCCGTCGACATGCGCCTGACGGACCGGCTGGTCGTGCAGTTGACGCCGGAGGCGGCAACGCAGCGCGAAGCCGCGCTCAACGAAAAACCCAAGAGCCTGAAGCGCAAGCCGGAGACGAAGATATGA
- a CDS encoding UDP-N-acetylmuramoyl-L-alanine--D-glutamate ligase, whose translation MIPAASFAGKRVSLFGLGGSGIATARALIEGGADVLAWDDNPESVAKAAAAGIATADLRGADWAKFSAFVLSPGVPLTHPKPHWTVELARGSGVEIIGDIELFCRERMLSAPISPFIAITGTNGKSTTTALTAHILKAAGRDTQMGGNIGRAVMTLDPPEPDRHYVVECSSYQIDLAPSINPTAGILLNLTPDHLDRHGTMQHYAAIKERLVAGSETAIVGIDDSWCAQIAERLERAGRHVIRISKRLPLTDGYFADGTNLMEAVHGRYSRVAFLEGIGSLRGQHNAQNALAAVAACLKVGLELGEIQSGLESFPGLAHRMEQVGRKDHVLFINDSKATNADAAAPALSSFARIYWIAGGLPKEGGIEPLRGFFPRIAKAYLIGEAAPAFSATLGEAVPYEISGTLAAAVEHAAHDAAQDDSGEAVVLLSPACASFDQFKNFEVRGEAFRQAANAIEGVKPIGGAR comes from the coding sequence TTGATCCCCGCCGCATCCTTTGCAGGCAAGCGCGTTTCGCTCTTCGGGCTCGGTGGCTCGGGGATCGCGACGGCGCGCGCGCTGATCGAGGGCGGGGCGGACGTGCTGGCCTGGGACGATAATCCCGAAAGCGTTGCCAAGGCGGCCGCTGCCGGCATCGCAACCGCCGACCTGCGTGGTGCCGACTGGGCGAAATTCTCGGCCTTCGTGCTGTCTCCGGGCGTGCCGTTGACGCATCCCAAGCCGCATTGGACGGTGGAGCTGGCGCGCGGGTCAGGCGTCGAGATCATCGGCGACATCGAGCTTTTCTGCCGCGAGCGGATGCTGAGTGCGCCAATTTCGCCCTTCATCGCCATCACCGGCACCAACGGCAAGTCGACGACAACGGCACTGACCGCGCATATCCTGAAAGCAGCCGGGCGTGACACCCAGATGGGCGGCAATATCGGCCGCGCGGTGATGACGCTCGATCCGCCGGAGCCCGATCGGCACTATGTCGTCGAATGCTCGTCCTACCAGATCGACCTCGCGCCCTCGATCAACCCGACCGCCGGCATCCTGCTCAATCTGACGCCCGACCATCTCGATCGCCACGGCACCATGCAGCACTACGCCGCGATCAAAGAGCGGCTGGTGGCCGGCAGCGAGACGGCAATCGTCGGCATCGACGATTCCTGGTGCGCGCAGATCGCCGAGCGGCTGGAGCGGGCGGGGCGGCATGTCATCCGTATTTCCAAGCGGCTGCCGCTGACCGACGGCTATTTCGCCGACGGCACCAATCTGATGGAAGCGGTGCACGGCCGCTACAGCCGCGTCGCCTTCCTCGAGGGCATCGGCTCGCTGCGCGGCCAGCACAATGCGCAGAACGCGCTGGCAGCGGTTGCCGCGTGCCTCAAGGTCGGGCTGGAGCTTGGCGAGATCCAGTCGGGGCTGGAAAGCTTTCCCGGCCTCGCGCACCGCATGGAGCAGGTCGGCCGCAAGGACCATGTGCTGTTCATCAACGATTCCAAGGCGACCAATGCCGATGCGGCGGCACCGGCGCTGTCGAGCTTTGCACGCATCTACTGGATCGCCGGCGGCCTGCCAAAGGAAGGCGGCATCGAGCCGTTGCGCGGCTTCTTCCCGCGCATCGCAAAGGCCTATCTGATCGGCGAGGCCGCCCCCGCCTTTTCGGCGACGCTGGGTGAGGCCGTGCCTTACGAGATTTCAGGCACGCTGGCCGCGGCGGTCGAGCATGCCGCGCATGATGCGGCCCAGGACGACAGCGGCGAGGCGGTGGTGCTGTTGTCGCCGGCCTGCGCCAGTTTCGACCAGTTCAAGAATTTCGAAGTCCGCGGCGAAGCCTTCAGGCAAGCTGCGAATGCTATCGAGGGCGTGAAACCCATCGGAGGGGCACGATAA
- a CDS encoding UDP-N-acetylmuramoylalanyl-D-glutamyl-2,6-diaminopimelate--D-alanyl-D-alanine ligase, whose translation MSLLWTSEALVAAMDGRPLGPMPEGISGISIDTRSLQPGDAFFAIKGEAMDGHDFATAAIKAGAGVLVVAEGKLPSLGRLTAPIIVVEDVLVALEKLGIASRARSSAKIIAVTGSAGKTTTKEALRHVLQAVGKVHASAQSFNNHWGVPLTLARMPDECDYAVFEIGMNHPDEIRPLVKMVRPHVAIVTMIAAAHLGFFRNLDEIAKAKAEIFEGLEPEGAAVLNRDDARFKILDKMAQAAGVEHVYGFGENARSTFKLTKCELHADHSDITARISGHDVTARIGAPGRHMVQNVLAVLGAAHLVGADLDKVATALADLSAERGRGKRHVLRHSGGSTSSHPGGSITLIDESYNANPASMAAAMALLNATPVTGEGRRIAVLGDMLELGDHSAKLHAALAELIVGTGTQTVFLGGPEMQALAEILPAEIKTEYRAGVEELKPVLLAALKPGDVVMIKSSKGIGFAKLVDALLGKFPAESTARKQT comes from the coding sequence ATGAGCTTGCTGTGGACCTCCGAGGCGTTGGTTGCCGCCATGGACGGGCGGCCGCTCGGGCCGATGCCGGAAGGCATTTCAGGCATTTCGATCGACACCCGCAGCCTGCAGCCGGGCGACGCCTTCTTCGCCATCAAGGGCGAGGCGATGGACGGCCATGACTTCGCAACCGCCGCCATCAAGGCCGGCGCCGGCGTGCTGGTGGTGGCTGAAGGCAAGCTGCCGTCGCTCGGCCGGCTGACGGCGCCGATCATCGTCGTCGAGGACGTGCTGGTCGCGCTGGAAAAGCTCGGGATTGCGTCGCGGGCCCGCTCGAGCGCGAAAATCATCGCGGTCACCGGTTCGGCCGGCAAGACGACCACCAAGGAAGCGCTGCGCCATGTGCTGCAGGCCGTCGGCAAGGTGCATGCCTCGGCGCAGTCCTTCAACAATCACTGGGGCGTGCCGCTGACCTTGGCGCGCATGCCCGATGAATGCGACTATGCCGTGTTCGAGATCGGCATGAACCATCCCGACGAGATCCGTCCGCTGGTGAAAATGGTGAGGCCGCATGTCGCCATCGTCACCATGATCGCGGCCGCCCACCTTGGCTTCTTCCGCAATCTGGATGAGATCGCCAAGGCCAAGGCCGAGATTTTCGAAGGGCTGGAGCCTGAAGGGGCCGCCGTCCTCAACCGCGACGACGCGCGCTTCAAGATTCTCGACAAGATGGCGCAGGCCGCCGGTGTCGAGCACGTCTACGGCTTCGGCGAGAATGCGCGCTCGACCTTCAAGCTCACCAAATGCGAACTGCATGCGGATCATTCCGACATCACCGCCAGGATCAGCGGCCACGATGTGACGGCGCGGATCGGCGCGCCCGGCCGCCATATGGTGCAGAACGTGCTGGCGGTGCTGGGCGCGGCGCATCTGGTCGGCGCCGATCTCGACAAGGTGGCTACAGCACTGGCCGATCTTTCGGCCGAACGCGGGCGCGGCAAGCGCCATGTGCTGCGCCATTCCGGTGGCTCGACTTCGAGCCACCCGGGAGGGTCGATCACCCTGATCGACGAGAGCTACAACGCCAATCCGGCATCGATGGCTGCTGCCATGGCATTGCTCAACGCGACGCCCGTGACGGGCGAGGGCCGTCGCATCGCCGTGCTCGGCGACATGCTCGAGCTCGGCGACCACTCGGCCAAGCTGCATGCCGCCCTTGCCGAGCTCATCGTCGGCACCGGGACGCAGACCGTCTTTCTCGGCGGCCCGGAAATGCAGGCGCTGGCCGAGATACTGCCGGCCGAGATCAAGACGGAATACCGCGCCGGTGTCGAGGAGCTGAAGCCGGTGCTGCTTGCCGCGCTGAAGCCGGGCGATGTGGTGATGATCAAATCGTCGAAGGGCATCGGTTTTGCCAAACTGGTCGATGCACTGCTGGGCAAATTCCCGGCTGAATCGACAGCCAGAAAACAGACCTAG
- the murG gene encoding undecaprenyldiphospho-muramoylpentapeptide beta-N-acetylglucosaminyltransferase: protein MARGVILLAAGGTGGHLFPAEALAHELNERGWSVHLATDDRAERFAGHFPAAAIHPIQSATMGSKNPFALLGAFWKIWRGVRQASAVIGRIKPDAVVGFGGYPTLPPLYAATRRKVPTVIHEQNAVMGRANRALAGRVDAIAGGFLPQDTSAAGVKTVTTGNPVRPAVLEAARMAYAASTGEQPFRLLVFGGSQGAQFFSDAVPGAIALLSDAQRKRLVITQQARADDVARVKAAYAALGVAVEVSPFFTDMAARMAAAHLVISRSGASTVSEIAVIGRPALLVPYPYALDHDQAANAAALAAAGGGEVHPQSSLSPERIAALVGGLMDAPERLVAMAAGAKSAGRPDAARLLADLTEAIASKKTVSDFRKGTHA, encoded by the coding sequence ATGGCGAGGGGTGTCATCCTTCTCGCGGCGGGCGGAACCGGTGGGCATCTTTTCCCGGCCGAGGCGCTGGCGCATGAGCTGAACGAGCGCGGCTGGTCGGTGCATCTGGCGACCGATGATCGTGCCGAGCGTTTCGCCGGCCATTTCCCGGCCGCCGCCATCCATCCGATCCAGTCGGCGACGATGGGCTCGAAAAATCCTTTTGCCCTGCTTGGCGCCTTCTGGAAAATCTGGCGCGGCGTGCGCCAGGCTTCCGCCGTCATCGGCAGGATCAAGCCGGATGCCGTTGTCGGCTTCGGCGGCTATCCGACCTTGCCGCCGCTCTACGCGGCGACACGGCGCAAGGTGCCGACGGTGATCCACGAGCAGAACGCGGTGATGGGGCGCGCCAACCGGGCGCTGGCCGGCCGTGTCGATGCCATCGCCGGCGGCTTCCTGCCGCAGGACACCAGTGCTGCCGGCGTCAAGACGGTGACGACGGGCAATCCGGTCAGGCCTGCCGTGCTGGAAGCGGCCAGGATGGCTTATGCGGCGTCGACCGGGGAACAGCCGTTCCGCCTGCTGGTGTTTGGCGGCAGCCAGGGCGCCCAGTTCTTTTCCGATGCCGTGCCGGGGGCCATCGCGCTGCTTTCCGATGCCCAACGCAAGCGGCTGGTGATTACCCAACAAGCGCGCGCGGATGATGTGGCGCGGGTCAAGGCGGCCTATGCCGCGCTTGGCGTCGCCGTCGAGGTCTCGCCCTTCTTCACCGACATGGCGGCACGCATGGCGGCCGCGCATCTGGTGATCTCGCGCTCCGGCGCCTCGACCGTCTCGGAGATCGCCGTCATCGGCCGGCCGGCGTTGCTGGTGCCTTACCCCTATGCGCTCGATCACGACCAGGCGGCGAACGCGGCGGCCCTTGCCGCTGCCGGCGGCGGCGAAGTGCACCCGCAATCCTCGCTTTCGCCCGAGCGCATCGCAGCGCTCGTCGGCGGGTTGATGGACGCTCCCGAGCGGCTGGTGGCTATGGCGGCGGGCGCGAAGTCGGCCGGCAGGCCGGACGCGGCACGGTTGCTCGCTGATCTCACAGAGGCTATTGCGTCGAAAAAAACCGTTTCGGATTTCAGGAAGGGGACGCACGCATGA
- the murB gene encoding UDP-N-acetylmuramate dehydrogenase — protein sequence MMHGQALIDRLGDRLAGLRGRITPNAEMDKITWFRAGGLAEALFQPADEEDLAAFLKAVPEDIPLTIVGVGSNLLVRDGGIPGFVIRLSAKGFGEAEVISPIRIKAGAATPDKRVAAVALEAGIGGFHFYHGIPGAIGGALRMNAGANGVETRERVVEVRALDRKGNVQTLSNADMGYAYRHSAAPAGLIFTSAVFEGFAEDRAAIKAAMEAVQNHRETVQPIREKTGGSTFKNPDGTSAWKEIDKAGCRGLMIGGAQMSPMHCNFMINTGTATGYDLEYLGETVRTRVLENSGIRLQWEIKRIGNFRPGHAVQEFLGQLL from the coding sequence ATGATGCACGGCCAGGCCCTGATCGACAGACTTGGCGACCGGCTTGCCGGCCTACGCGGCCGCATCACGCCGAATGCCGAGATGGACAAGATCACCTGGTTCCGCGCCGGTGGGCTTGCCGAGGCCCTGTTCCAGCCGGCCGACGAGGAAGACCTTGCCGCGTTCCTCAAGGCTGTTCCAGAGGACATACCGCTGACCATCGTCGGTGTCGGCTCGAACCTCCTGGTCCGCGACGGCGGCATTCCGGGTTTTGTCATCCGGCTTTCGGCCAAGGGGTTCGGCGAGGCCGAGGTCATCTCGCCAATTAGGATCAAGGCAGGAGCGGCCACGCCCGATAAGCGGGTTGCCGCGGTGGCGCTCGAGGCAGGCATTGGCGGTTTCCATTTCTACCACGGCATTCCGGGCGCCATCGGCGGTGCACTGCGGATGAATGCAGGCGCCAATGGCGTCGAGACGCGCGAGCGCGTCGTGGAAGTGCGTGCGCTCGACCGCAAGGGTAATGTGCAGACGCTGAGCAATGCCGATATGGGCTACGCCTATCGCCATTCGGCGGCGCCTGCCGGGCTGATCTTCACCTCGGCCGTGTTCGAAGGCTTTGCCGAGGACAGAGCGGCGATCAAGGCGGCGATGGAGGCCGTGCAGAACCACCGCGAGACCGTGCAGCCGATCCGCGAGAAGACCGGCGGCTCGACCTTCAAGAATCCCGACGGTACCTCGGCCTGGAAGGAGATCGACAAGGCGGGTTGCCGCGGCCTGATGATCGGCGGCGCGCAGATGTCGCCGATGCATTGCAACTTCATGATCAACACGGGAACCGCGACCGGCTACGACCTTGAATATCTCGGCGAGACGGTGCGCACGCGGGTGCTGGAGAATTCCGGCATCCGGCTGCAATGGGAAATCAAGCGCATCGGCAATTTCCGGCCGGGGCATGCGGTTCAGGAGTTTCTCGGGCAACTCCTCTAG